In the genome of Deinococcus deserti VCD115, one region contains:
- a CDS encoding ATP-binding protein, translating to MSLTPTELQSYLSALISGELKLSTMIWGPPGVGKSSVVAQVASRHGLEFVDVRLSQLAPTDLRGLPVPEADGQGGGVSKWYPPEFLPRAGHGVLFLDEVNMAPPTMQGMAQQLILDRRVGSYELPEGWFVWAAGNRKEDRASVFDMPAPLANRFLHLSVRADFDAWRAYALSRGLHEHVIAFLTFRPELLHRLDPSQPAWPSPRAWEMAAQLHRAGLDASPAIGDAAGAEFSAFVRLYEQLPDLGHVLQGRGTGLRLPDEPSVRYAAVVGLAARAATADEAFHAFTWLADSAGPEWLQLYVATLVSKFQAIGQLADLAELVGRDPRLADLVQQTLTLTEG from the coding sequence ATGAGTCTCACGCCCACCGAACTGCAGTCCTACCTCAGCGCACTGATCAGCGGGGAACTGAAGCTCTCCACCATGATCTGGGGGCCTCCAGGAGTAGGCAAAAGCAGTGTGGTGGCGCAGGTGGCGTCCCGGCACGGCCTGGAGTTCGTCGACGTGCGCCTCTCTCAGCTGGCGCCGACGGACCTGCGGGGCCTGCCGGTCCCGGAAGCTGACGGGCAGGGCGGCGGCGTAAGCAAGTGGTACCCCCCGGAGTTCCTGCCGCGTGCCGGGCACGGCGTGCTGTTTCTGGATGAGGTCAATATGGCGCCGCCCACCATGCAAGGCATGGCGCAGCAGCTGATCCTGGACCGGCGGGTCGGCAGCTACGAACTGCCTGAGGGCTGGTTTGTCTGGGCGGCCGGCAACCGCAAGGAGGACCGCGCCAGCGTATTCGACATGCCCGCGCCGCTGGCCAACCGCTTCCTGCACCTGAGCGTGCGGGCAGACTTTGACGCCTGGCGTGCCTACGCCCTGAGCCGCGGGCTGCATGAGCATGTCATTGCCTTTCTGACCTTCCGCCCGGAACTGTTGCACCGTCTGGATCCTTCACAGCCGGCCTGGCCCAGCCCCCGGGCGTGGGAGATGGCCGCGCAGCTCCACCGCGCCGGTCTGGACGCCTCGCCTGCCATTGGTGACGCCGCGGGTGCAGAATTCAGCGCCTTCGTGCGGTTGTACGAGCAGCTTCCCGACCTGGGCCACGTGCTGCAGGGCAGGGGCACCGGCCTGCGCCTGCCCGACGAACCCAGTGTGCGCTACGCCGCTGTGGTGGGACTGGCCGCCCGCGCGGCGACCGCTGACGAGGCCTTTCACGCTTTCACCTGGCTGGCCGACAGTGCCGGTCCGGAATGGTTGCAGCTGTACGTGGCGACGCTGGTCAGCAAGTTCCAGGCTATCGGTCAGCTGGCCGACCTTGCGGAGCTGGTGGGCCGTGACCCGCGGCTGGCCGACCTGGTGCAGCAGACCCTGACCCTCACGGAGGGCTGA
- a CDS encoding (Fe-S)-binding protein, which produces MLPLEHKILFFVFALIAGALGVWGFYRLYLRIRRGAPSTETRVNNLPARIGYAIMTSLTQERTFRKRRWVSVLHSFIFYGFTYYLLVNVVDALEGYFPFSITSDNPLGAAYNFLADLLSVAVLVGVVSLVARRLWGKSRRDFQFNEKSLLHPLVKQRYIRRDSLIVSGFIAFHVGSRLIGNAAKMVEEARLHGGQYDAFQPFSSALGSVLFGGLSEQAITGWRIFGFWGALGSILAFLSYFPYSKHIHIFMAPLNYALKRPVNTGTLPPMKGLEEAMEQEEPRLGVEKLEDLEWPRLLDAYACIQCNRCQDVCPANATGKALSPAALEINKRMELNVIAAHPSPFTLKPAAFETGASTAHPLLEYAISEEAVWACTTCGACMEVCPVQDEQMLDIIDIRRHQVMVAGEFPAQLQTAFRGMERASNPWGISRDKRMEWAEGLKVPTIDENPEPDVIYWVGCAASYDPGAQKVARAFVQLLDKAGVNYAVLGKKEACTGDSARRAGNEFLYQQLAQENVETLNQVAPKLIVATCPHCMNAIGNEYRQIGGDYRTVHHTEYLEQLVTLGKLPLAELDQNVAYHDPCYLGRHNGVYDAPRTLITKMAGEVLSLERERESSFCCGAGGAQFWKEEEEGRERVSDNRFRELQTRLDRAAEASAEFEQTGKVVAVGCPFCKSMMNSTPEKAKRDDIVVKDVAELMLESVQRATGEWAAPTAAPGADDVAVPNTQTPMERTHETPSADAPQGVLGTTSAETENAQPGSPLDNAHTQPEPQAAAPSPLTSQGDAPVRKSWKPKPSDDVSAAPVQPAPAATEPDQAKQAQAEVASAPGDSAPARKSWKPKSSDDVSSSPVPVTSEPAVRKAWKPKPAADVNPAPAGETAPAIDVATATPATAEPARKAWKPKAPAGAEPDGVVKPGPSPIETSPQAEALAPVPGPVAPPASSGERRKWAPRTTASVQPQEPVSSSDPGSQEPGVQNADTSPASVETTATAAPAERPKWTPKARAGNAQPAAEVTVQAEPAEAEVESQALPALEPEPAPDSQAASGRKKWQPKKN; this is translated from the coding sequence TTGCTGCCGCTTGAGCATAAAATTCTGTTTTTCGTCTTTGCACTGATTGCCGGTGCGCTGGGCGTCTGGGGCTTTTACCGGCTCTACCTGCGCATCCGCCGCGGCGCACCCTCCACCGAAACGCGGGTCAATAACCTGCCGGCCCGAATCGGCTACGCCATCATGACCAGCCTGACCCAGGAGCGCACTTTCCGCAAACGCCGCTGGGTCAGCGTGCTGCACTCGTTTATCTTCTACGGGTTCACGTATTACCTGCTGGTCAATGTCGTGGACGCCCTGGAAGGCTATTTCCCTTTCAGCATCACTTCGGATAATCCCCTGGGCGCCGCCTACAACTTTCTGGCGGACCTGCTGAGTGTGGCGGTTCTGGTCGGGGTGGTCAGTCTGGTTGCCCGGCGTCTGTGGGGCAAGAGCCGGCGTGACTTCCAGTTCAACGAAAAAAGCCTGCTTCATCCACTGGTCAAGCAGCGCTACATCCGGCGTGACAGCCTGATCGTCTCGGGATTCATTGCCTTTCACGTGGGCAGCCGCCTGATTGGCAACGCGGCCAAGATGGTCGAGGAAGCCCGTCTGCACGGCGGGCAGTACGACGCCTTCCAGCCCTTTTCCAGCGCCCTGGGATCTGTGCTGTTCGGTGGGCTGAGCGAGCAGGCCATCACCGGCTGGCGCATCTTCGGCTTCTGGGGGGCCCTGGGCAGCATCCTGGCCTTCCTGTCCTACTTTCCGTACAGCAAGCACATTCACATCTTCATGGCGCCGCTTAACTACGCCCTCAAGCGCCCGGTCAACACCGGAACCCTGCCTCCCATGAAGGGGCTGGAAGAGGCCATGGAGCAGGAAGAGCCCCGGCTGGGTGTGGAGAAGCTTGAGGATCTGGAGTGGCCCCGCCTGCTTGACGCCTACGCCTGTATTCAGTGCAACCGCTGTCAGGACGTGTGCCCGGCCAACGCCACCGGCAAGGCGCTGAGCCCGGCTGCGCTGGAAATCAACAAGCGGATGGAACTCAACGTGATCGCCGCGCATCCCAGCCCCTTCACGCTGAAGCCGGCGGCCTTCGAGACCGGGGCGTCAACGGCTCACCCGCTGCTCGAGTACGCCATTAGCGAGGAAGCGGTGTGGGCCTGCACCACCTGCGGCGCCTGCATGGAAGTCTGCCCGGTGCAGGACGAGCAGATGCTCGACATCATCGATATCCGCCGCCATCAGGTGATGGTCGCTGGCGAGTTCCCGGCGCAGCTTCAGACGGCTTTTCGCGGTATGGAGCGTGCCAGCAACCCCTGGGGCATCTCACGGGACAAGCGTATGGAATGGGCCGAAGGCCTGAAGGTCCCCACCATCGACGAGAACCCGGAGCCGGATGTCATCTACTGGGTTGGCTGCGCGGCCAGCTATGACCCCGGTGCCCAGAAGGTTGCCCGCGCCTTCGTGCAGCTGCTCGACAAGGCCGGCGTGAACTACGCCGTCCTGGGCAAGAAGGAAGCCTGTACCGGCGACAGCGCCCGCCGGGCCGGGAACGAGTTCCTGTACCAGCAGCTGGCCCAGGAAAATGTCGAGACCCTCAATCAGGTGGCGCCCAAGCTGATCGTGGCAACCTGTCCGCACTGCATGAACGCCATCGGTAACGAGTACCGCCAGATCGGCGGGGATTACCGCACCGTTCACCACACCGAGTACCTCGAGCAGCTCGTCACCCTGGGGAAGCTGCCGCTGGCCGAGCTTGACCAGAACGTCGCCTACCACGATCCCTGCTACCTCGGGCGTCACAATGGCGTGTACGACGCGCCGCGCACGCTGATTACCAAAATGGCTGGCGAGGTGCTGAGCCTGGAGCGCGAGCGCGAAAGCTCCTTTTGCTGCGGTGCCGGTGGCGCCCAGTTCTGGAAGGAAGAGGAAGAGGGCCGCGAGCGCGTCAGCGACAACCGTTTCCGCGAGTTGCAGACCCGCCTGGACCGTGCCGCAGAAGCCAGCGCCGAGTTCGAGCAGACCGGCAAGGTCGTTGCTGTGGGTTGCCCTTTTTGCAAGTCCATGATGAACTCCACCCCCGAGAAGGCCAAACGGGACGATATCGTGGTCAAGGACGTGGCCGAGCTGATGCTTGAAAGCGTTCAGCGGGCCACAGGTGAATGGGCAGCCCCCACGGCTGCCCCCGGAGCCGACGACGTTGCTGTTCCCAACACGCAGACCCCCATGGAACGCACCCATGAGACTCCTTCGGCCGACGCCCCGCAGGGGGTACTGGGCACCACCAGCGCCGAAACCGAGAATGCTCAGCCGGGAAGCCCGCTGGACAACGCGCATACCCAGCCTGAACCCCAGGCTGCTGCGCCCAGTCCCCTGACCAGCCAGGGAGACGCCCCAGTCAGAAAAAGCTGGAAGCCTAAGCCCAGCGACGACGTCAGCGCCGCGCCAGTTCAGCCGGCTCCTGCGGCGACAGAGCCAGACCAAGCGAAACAGGCCCAGGCTGAAGTGGCATCAGCGCCCGGTGACAGTGCCCCGGCCCGCAAAAGCTGGAAGCCCAAGTCCAGTGATGATGTCAGTTCCTCCCCGGTGCCGGTGACCTCTGAGCCCGCCGTGCGCAAAGCCTGGAAACCTAAACCGGCGGCTGACGTCAACCCCGCGCCTGCAGGTGAAACTGCGCCTGCCATTGACGTTGCGACGGCCACGCCAGCGACCGCGGAACCGGCGCGCAAAGCCTGGAAGCCCAAGGCTCCTGCGGGAGCTGAGCCTGACGGTGTCGTCAAGCCTGGACCGTCTCCCATAGAAACCTCCCCGCAGGCTGAAGCATTGGCTCCGGTGCCGGGTCCTGTCGCTCCGCCGGCCTCTTCCGGTGAACGGCGCAAGTGGGCACCCCGGACCACTGCTTCGGTTCAGCCGCAGGAACCTGTCAGTAGTTCGGATCCGGGGTCCCAGGAACCCGGGGTTCAGAACGCCGATACGTCGCCTGCGAGCGTTGAAACTACTGCCACTGCTGCTCCGGCTGAGAGACCCAAGTGGACACCTAAAGCACGCGCGGGGAACGCACAACCAGCTGCCGAAGTGACGGTTCAGGCTGAGCCAGCGGAGGCGGAAGTTGAGTCACAGGCTCTACCGGCCCTGGAGCCGGAGCCGGCACCCGACAGCCAGGCCGCGTCGGGCCGCAAGAAGTGGCAACCCAAGAAGAACTGA
- a CDS encoding DUF2201 family putative metallopeptidase, which produces MSRPHVTTPDFQRLISGSRLRLRGRSAFFATLLLHAEFVPSNEVAAAGTDGERVYVNPEVAASLAPEVLDSLLLHEVLHAALSHIERRGPREKKRWNRAADLIVNGMVSAAGLPTPPQFQRDEHLEKLSVEEVYTSMEGEAQDEGEGEADGDDLLDGPPGDVPPRNGRPGSSPAKQWQQAMAQARSVEAMSGEHGHDPLGMHRELMRLAPARLDWRAQLWRFLARTPVDFGGFDRRFVGRGLYLEALDDETLTALVAVDTSGSVDDEAVRALVAEVQGVLGAYPHVKATLYYADTQAYGPYELRAGDPVPDPEGGGGTDFRPIFELLDAHEPDVLIYLTDGYGDFPEQAPRVPTLWVVPPGGLEDEGFPFGDVLRLEE; this is translated from the coding sequence ATGAGCCGGCCACATGTCACCACGCCTGACTTCCAGAGGCTGATCTCCGGCTCACGGCTGCGGCTGCGGGGGCGCTCGGCATTCTTTGCCACATTGCTGCTGCACGCTGAATTTGTCCCCTCGAACGAGGTGGCAGCAGCTGGCACCGACGGGGAGCGGGTGTACGTCAATCCGGAGGTGGCTGCCAGTCTGGCGCCGGAGGTGCTCGACAGCCTGTTGCTGCATGAGGTCCTGCATGCGGCGCTGTCGCACATCGAGCGGCGCGGCCCCCGCGAGAAGAAGCGGTGGAACCGCGCGGCAGACCTGATCGTCAACGGCATGGTCTCAGCGGCAGGTCTGCCCACCCCGCCGCAGTTCCAGCGCGACGAGCACCTGGAAAAGCTCAGTGTGGAAGAGGTCTACACCTCCATGGAGGGCGAGGCGCAGGACGAGGGCGAAGGCGAAGCAGACGGCGACGACCTGCTTGATGGCCCGCCCGGTGACGTTCCGCCCCGGAACGGCCGCCCAGGCAGCAGCCCGGCGAAGCAGTGGCAGCAGGCGATGGCTCAGGCCCGCAGCGTGGAGGCCATGAGCGGCGAGCATGGTCACGATCCACTGGGCATGCACCGCGAGCTGATGAGGCTGGCACCCGCGCGGCTCGACTGGCGCGCCCAGCTGTGGCGTTTCCTGGCACGCACCCCAGTGGACTTCGGGGGTTTTGACCGGCGCTTCGTGGGACGCGGGTTGTATCTCGAGGCCCTGGACGACGAGACCCTGACTGCCCTGGTGGCCGTGGACACGTCCGGAAGCGTGGATGACGAGGCCGTCCGCGCTCTGGTGGCGGAGGTGCAGGGGGTGCTTGGCGCGTATCCGCATGTCAAAGCCACCCTCTATTACGCCGACACCCAGGCCTACGGCCCCTATGAACTGCGGGCCGGAGACCCCGTGCCTGATCCTGAGGGCGGCGGCGGCACCGACTTCCGGCCCATATTCGAGTTGCTCGACGCTCACGAGCCGGATGTGCTGATTTACCTGACCGACGGCTACGGTGATTTCCCGGAACAAGCTCCACGGGTCCCAACCCTGTGGGTGGTGCCTCCGGGCGGCCTGGAGGACGAGGGCTTTCCCTTCGGAGACGTGCTGAGGCTCGAGGAGTAG
- a CDS encoding NUDIX hydrolase, with amino-acid sequence MKDVRMMLDGVRFSLRAVILCIRDGHLLVNRTAGDDFWFLPGGAAGIGEDTRLAAAREWQEETGLAAGPMQLVGVVENFFGAPPRREHEVGFYYRMDAPTELPGGSFQLADNPDVQAEWLPV; translated from the coding sequence GTGAAAGACGTCCGCATGATGCTCGATGGAGTGAGATTCAGCCTCAGGGCCGTGATCCTGTGTATCCGGGACGGTCACCTGCTGGTCAACCGCACCGCTGGCGATGACTTCTGGTTTCTGCCGGGGGGCGCAGCCGGGATCGGCGAAGACACGAGGCTGGCCGCAGCGCGCGAATGGCAGGAGGAAACCGGCCTCGCTGCCGGTCCCATGCAGCTCGTGGGTGTGGTGGAAAATTTTTTTGGTGCTCCTCCCCGGCGCGAACATGAGGTCGGCTTCTATTACCGGATGGACGCTCCAACGGAACTGCCGGGCGGGTCCTTTCAGCTGGCCGATAACCCGGATGTGCAGGCCGAATGGCTTCCCGTTTAG
- a CDS encoding ATP-dependent helicase has protein sequence MNSGPDLPPSDLLSQLNDTQAQAADHFTGPALVIAGAGSGKTRTLVYRIAHLIQHYGVDPGEILAVTFTNKAAAEMRERAQHLVEGADRLWMSTFHSAGVRILRAYGEHIGLKRGFVIYDDDDQSDILKEVMGSIPGIGPETSPRVLRGIIDRAKSNLITPGDLGRSGEPYISGLPREVAAEAYRRYEARKRSQNAIDFGDLITETVRLFHEVPAVLNAVQNRARFIHVDEYQDTNKAQYELTRLLASRDRNLLVVGDPDQSIYKFRGADIQNILDFQKDYPDAKVYMLEHNYRSSARVLNLANKLIENNTERLDKTLKPVKEEGHPVMFHRAMDHRGEGEFVAEWLTRMRGEGRKFADMAILYRTNAQSRVIEESLRRVQIPAKIVGGVGFYDRREIRDILAYARLAINPSDDVALRRIIGRPKRGIGDTALEKLMEWARLNETSLLTACANASERNILDRGAQKPVDFAELMQAMADAADNYEPAPFLRYVIENSGYLDLLRQEGQEGQVRMENLEELVNAAEEWSQTNEGTIADFLDDAALLSSVDDMRTRKENKDVPEDAVTLMTLHNAKGLEFPVVFIVGTEEGLLPSKGALVEAGGIEEERRLFYVGITRAMERLFLTAAQNRMQYGKTNAAEDSRFLEEIEGGFETIDPYGQVIEYRATTWKQYRPTVPAAPSAVKNTSPMTAGMAYRGGEKVRHPKFGEGQVLAVAGTGEKQEVTVHFASAGTKKLIVKFANLTPA, from the coding sequence GTGAATTCGGGCCCGGACCTTCCCCCTTCTGATCTACTGAGCCAGCTCAACGATACCCAGGCGCAGGCGGCCGACCATTTTACGGGGCCGGCCCTGGTGATCGCCGGTGCCGGGAGCGGCAAGACACGCACGCTGGTGTACCGCATTGCCCACCTGATCCAGCACTACGGCGTAGACCCAGGCGAGATTCTCGCTGTGACCTTTACCAACAAGGCCGCGGCCGAGATGCGCGAACGCGCCCAACACCTGGTCGAAGGCGCCGACCGATTGTGGATGAGTACCTTCCACTCTGCGGGCGTGCGTATTCTGCGTGCCTACGGGGAGCACATCGGGCTCAAGCGCGGCTTTGTCATCTATGACGACGATGACCAGAGTGACATCCTCAAGGAAGTCATGGGCAGTATTCCCGGCATTGGACCCGAGACCAGTCCGCGGGTGCTGCGCGGCATTATTGACCGCGCCAAGAGCAACCTGATTACCCCTGGGGATCTGGGCCGCAGCGGCGAGCCGTACATCAGCGGTCTGCCCCGTGAGGTGGCTGCCGAGGCCTACCGGCGTTACGAGGCCCGCAAGCGCAGCCAGAACGCCATCGACTTCGGGGACCTGATTACCGAGACCGTCCGGCTGTTTCACGAGGTTCCGGCCGTCCTGAACGCTGTTCAGAACCGCGCCCGTTTTATTCACGTGGACGAGTATCAGGATACCAATAAGGCGCAGTACGAACTGACCCGTCTGCTCGCCTCGCGCGACCGCAACCTGCTGGTGGTGGGTGATCCGGACCAGAGCATCTACAAGTTCCGTGGCGCGGACATTCAGAACATCCTTGACTTTCAGAAGGACTACCCTGACGCCAAGGTGTACATGCTGGAGCATAACTACCGCTCCAGCGCCAGAGTGCTGAACCTGGCCAACAAGCTCATCGAGAACAATACCGAGCGCCTCGACAAGACCCTCAAGCCGGTGAAGGAGGAAGGTCACCCGGTCATGTTTCACCGCGCCATGGATCACCGTGGCGAGGGCGAGTTTGTGGCCGAATGGTTGACCCGCATGCGAGGCGAAGGCCGCAAGTTCGCGGATATGGCGATCCTGTACCGCACGAACGCCCAGTCGCGTGTGATCGAAGAGTCGCTGCGCCGCGTGCAGATCCCGGCCAAGATTGTCGGTGGGGTGGGCTTCTATGACCGCCGCGAGATCCGCGACATCCTGGCCTATGCCCGGCTGGCGATCAACCCGTCCGACGACGTGGCGCTGCGGCGCATTATCGGGCGGCCCAAACGCGGCATTGGCGACACCGCGCTGGAAAAGCTGATGGAATGGGCCCGCCTGAACGAAACCAGCCTGCTCACAGCCTGTGCCAATGCCTCTGAGCGGAACATCCTGGACCGGGGCGCACAGAAGCCAGTCGATTTTGCTGAGCTGATGCAGGCCATGGCCGACGCCGCCGACAACTACGAGCCAGCCCCCTTTCTGCGTTACGTGATCGAGAACAGTGGGTACCTGGACCTGCTGCGCCAGGAAGGCCAGGAAGGTCAGGTTCGCATGGAGAACCTGGAGGAACTCGTCAACGCCGCTGAGGAATGGTCCCAGACCAACGAGGGCACCATCGCCGATTTCCTGGATGACGCTGCGCTGCTGTCGAGCGTGGACGATATGCGCACCCGTAAGGAAAATAAGGACGTGCCTGAGGACGCGGTCACCCTGATGACCCTGCACAACGCCAAGGGGCTGGAGTTTCCGGTGGTGTTTATCGTGGGCACGGAAGAAGGCCTGCTGCCCAGCAAGGGCGCCCTGGTCGAGGCTGGAGGCATTGAGGAGGAGCGGCGCCTGTTCTATGTTGGCATCACCCGCGCCATGGAACGGCTCTTCCTGACTGCCGCACAGAACCGCATGCAGTACGGCAAGACCAACGCCGCCGAGGACAGCCGCTTCCTTGAAGAAATCGAGGGCGGCTTCGAGACCATTGACCCGTACGGGCAGGTCATCGAGTACCGCGCGACCACCTGGAAGCAATACCGGCCCACGGTGCCCGCCGCGCCAAGTGCGGTGAAAAACACCAGCCCCATGACAGCCGGCATGGCCTACCGCGGCGGTGAGAAGGTCCGGCACCCCAAATTTGGTGAGGGGCAGGTGCTGGCGGTGGCAGGCACCGGCGAGAAGCAGGAAGTCACGGTGCACTTCGCTTCGGCGGGCACCAAGAAACTGATTGTCAAGTTCGCCAACCTCACACCCGCCTGA